A window from Carassius gibelio isolate Cgi1373 ecotype wild population from Czech Republic chromosome B3, carGib1.2-hapl.c, whole genome shotgun sequence encodes these proteins:
- the LOC127953137 gene encoding uncharacterized protein LOC127953137, with product MVCTLVKTTDKRGGTSRSIDPHIPTFPTSVRLYNVHNHNIFVAEALRHKDVGVKAIETLTQLFEVGHSPTSALAVLKSDLLAEHGNKYVYVSANRAICPDLQFCYRYRKFLTYLQNLYSRSESWALSYMRDLPTRGNQTNNYVEAAMRVLKDKILHRTKAFNLSQLFNLFITRLEMYYEARVTDVALGHWEAFHRSRFLATQSNIKASDISQVGEKKLQVRSSPLGHTYTVDMELELCTCPVGHSGAPCKHQAAVVQNYIITSINFLPTTAEMRAELLKITKASVSLDFLNPLRQNMPTPSTLAPDMPPKQETCTSDHQYHLSAEDDESHQLDLSSTSSTQLQQISPMQEDPYSNHPCVQGNSEGASLPQSPVKRMLRLLSEMAENPDYSNAMSKMAKQLEKMQHNQTQLISAFYCFGKGMSVSKRAAALRRAARRPGPIIGCQPTAVARRTAKTGSRQRLTAGRPRKCSSGSEHDYSRYTGKRAVRVRHKLSESVAMNYSDQA from the exons ATGGTTTGCACTCTGGTGAAGACTACAGACAAAAGGGGAGGAACTAGTAG gagcATTGATCCCCATATACCTACTTTCCCAACTTCGGTGCGTTTGTACAATGTACACAATCATAACATCTTTGTTGCAGAGGCACTGAGGCACAAGGATGTAGGGGTCAAGGCAATTGAAACCCTGACACAGTTGTTTGAGGTTGGGCACAGTCCAACCTCAGCTCTGGCTGTACTTAAAAGTGACCTGTTGGCTGAGCATGGCAACAAATATGTATATGTCTCAGCCAACCGTGCCATTTGCCCAGACCTTCAGTTTTGCTACAG ATACAGGAAATTCCTGACCTATCTACAGAATCTTTACAGTCGAAGTGAGAGTTGGGCTCTCAGCTATATGAGGGACTTGCCAACCCGTGGCAACCAAACCAATAACTATGTGGAGGCTGCAATGCGTGTCTTGAAAGACAAAATACTTCATAGGACAAAAGCATTCAACCTGTCTCAATTATTCAACCTTTTCATTACCCGACTAGAGATGTACTATGAAGCACGTGTGACAGACGTTGCTCTTGGCCATTGGGAGGCATTCCACCGGTCAAGATTTCTTGCTACACAAAGTAATATCAAAGCATCGGATATTTCTCag GTTGGAGAAAAGAAATTGCAGGTGAGATCATCCCCATTAGGGCACACATATACCGTGGACATGGAGCTGGAGCTCTGCACTTGTCCAGTTGGCCATAGTGGGGCACCATGCAAACACCAGGCAGCAGTAGTGCAAAATTACATAATCACCTCCATCAACTTTCTCCCCACAACAGCTGAAATGAGGGCTGAGCTGCTGAAAATAACAAAAG CCTCAGTTTCTCTTGACTTTCTAAACCCTTTACGGCAAAATATGCCAACGCCAAGCACATTAGCTCCAG ACATGCCTCCGAAACAAGAAACCTGCACTTCTGATCATCAGTATCATCTCAGTGCTGAAGATGATG AGTCACATCAGCTGGACCTGTCTTCGACCAGCTCTACACAACTGCAACAAATATCACCTATGCAAGAGGACCCATACTCCAACCATCCCTGTGTTCAGGGTAACTCAGAGGGAG CATCTTTACCTCAGTCTCCTGTGAAACGGATGCTGAGACTGCTCAGTGAAATGGCTGAAAACCCAGACTACAGTAATGCCATGTCTAAAATGGCCAAGCAGCTTGAAAAGATGCAGCACAACCAGACCCAACTGATCTCGGCATTTTACTGCTTTGGTAAAGGGATGTCTGTATCAAAACGTGCAGCAGCGTTAAGACGAGCTGCTAGACGACCAGGTCCTATTATTGGCTGTCAGCCAACAGCAGTGGCCAGAAGAACAGCTAAGACTGGTTCTAGGCAGCGTTTGACAGCTGGACGCCCCAGAAAATGCAGTTCTGGTTCAGAGCATGACTACAGCAGATATACAGGGAAAAGGGCTGTCAGGGTTCGCCACAAATTGTCAgaatctgtggcaatgaattaCTCAGATCAAGCATAA